In Corallococcus macrosporus, the following are encoded in one genomic region:
- a CDS encoding serine/threonine-protein kinase — protein METFGRYELLRKLATGGMGAVYLARQKGPVGFQKLLVVKRLLPHLSEDDEFLQMFLDEARIAALLNHPNIAQIYEMGDVDGQYYIAMEYVHGEPLGSLVPRASAHPGGFPLGLRCRIIAEAAAGLDAAHNARSPSGRKLSLIHRDVSPQNVLVGFNGGVKLIDFGVAKAQGKLSQTVVGTIKGKHAYMSPEQARGEPLDARSDVFGLGTVFYELLTNGRLFKRETEMATLKAVVGHKIVPPSEAVPGIPKSLDPIVFKALARKRDDRF, from the coding sequence GTGGAAACGTTCGGCCGCTATGAATTGCTGCGCAAGCTGGCCACCGGCGGCATGGGGGCCGTCTACCTTGCCCGGCAGAAGGGGCCGGTGGGCTTCCAGAAGCTGCTGGTGGTGAAGCGGCTGTTGCCCCACCTGTCGGAGGACGACGAGTTCCTCCAGATGTTCCTGGACGAGGCGCGCATCGCGGCGCTGCTCAACCACCCCAACATCGCGCAGATCTACGAGATGGGGGACGTGGACGGGCAGTACTACATCGCGATGGAGTACGTGCACGGGGAGCCCTTGGGCTCGCTGGTGCCGCGCGCGTCGGCGCACCCGGGCGGCTTCCCGCTGGGGCTGCGCTGCCGGATCATCGCGGAGGCGGCGGCGGGGCTGGACGCGGCCCACAACGCGCGCAGTCCGTCCGGCCGCAAGCTGTCGCTCATCCACCGGGACGTGTCGCCGCAGAACGTGCTGGTGGGCTTCAACGGCGGCGTGAAGCTCATCGACTTCGGGGTGGCGAAGGCGCAGGGGAAGCTGTCGCAGACGGTGGTGGGCACCATCAAGGGCAAGCACGCGTACATGTCCCCGGAGCAGGCGCGGGGTGAGCCGCTGGATGCGCGCTCGGACGTGTTCGGGCTGGGGACGGTGTTCTACGAGCTGCTGACCAACGGGCGCCTGTTCAAGCGCGAGACGGAGATGGCCACGCTCAAGGCCGTCGTGGGGCACAAGATCGTCCCCCCTTCCGAGGCGGTGCCCGGCATCCCGAAGTCGTTGGATCCGATCGTCTTCAAGGCGCTGGCGCGCAAGCGCGACGACCGGTTCAG
- a CDS encoding choice-of-anchor D domain-containing protein, which yields MVMGWRGRVVLLASLVAGTMACHEEDQTRGVKATAVLDVDALDFGEVPVGEWREKEVRIRNVGYVPFSALEALGIGNNPSYQVELTDGGGRVPPGESHVVKVRFHPLKEGPVEETLRVTTDANVGALQQLPVQGLGTPTRIGVSPPVLDYETLEVDSDRTLEVTVTNPVDLPLTLKVAGDQADPFTPDTITVPPLSTQVVKTKYLPRALGSMGARLEVVSCETCTPSVVDLKGNSVASAFAFDPAPVPFDEIPVHERTESFTRARNITWRPVTISALATSDRAFSPLTKPEGTTVQPGEVVEMRMEFAARFSGPNVGNLTVAYASDKARESRVMLDARGGRPTLAVAPVALDFGELPVGGKLEQVIRITNAGSNGPLTFTGVRADGDAVQFDVGTPTRGTQNYAWKGGTWPALEANGLQIQPGDDALELKVYFEPKNEGTFSATLYVQSNDLFTPERAIVLTGRARASGPCVYELLPQPKLEFANVVPGRGAVLGFYFRNPGRAECAIKDVHLSNDGGGVFSMPGGPITGGVVLYDTAFSSMIAFRAPTTGGEFNGELMLTVNNPAYPTVTLPIHAVSNPSCLVATPSFVDFGPIRYDCPAKPRKTFLSNRCSEPLTVADATIGNGTSKQFSLLTPVTAPITLQPGEGFEMEVDYARSVLGQHYSPLYFQADTEANRFLVPLLAETNHEGIQVDRFTQGTDSQLDVLFVVSNTTTMDTYQQRLRNAIPGWLQRAKELNVDVRVGVTSTGLVQRTGVCGGGANGGEAGRLFPVDGSRARVVSGNSANAAATIQSNLDVGLCHNLVQGLETTRQALSAPLSEQADDVRTPQPNDGNLGFVRAAARMAVVVLADEDDHSGFEPDSYIQFLQTLKGTGMSQRSNLHALIPNGSCSTASSSAPRFAAVAKGTGGSVGSVCESDYRGFLDPIIQQAGEPQADFPLTATPDGTQEMSVRVNGRTLGADQWTYDAGRNAVVFAQGSVPTPGQSVEIRYRSVCAPTP from the coding sequence ATGGTGATGGGGTGGAGGGGTCGGGTCGTCCTGCTGGCGTCGTTGGTGGCGGGGACGATGGCGTGTCACGAGGAGGACCAGACGCGCGGGGTGAAGGCCACGGCGGTGCTGGACGTGGACGCGCTCGACTTCGGCGAGGTGCCGGTGGGCGAGTGGCGTGAGAAGGAAGTCCGCATCCGCAACGTCGGCTACGTGCCCTTCTCCGCGCTGGAGGCGCTGGGGATTGGCAACAACCCGTCGTACCAGGTCGAGCTGACGGACGGTGGCGGCCGCGTGCCGCCGGGCGAGTCGCACGTCGTCAAGGTGCGCTTCCACCCCCTGAAGGAGGGGCCCGTGGAGGAGACCCTGCGCGTGACGACGGACGCCAACGTGGGCGCGCTGCAGCAGCTGCCCGTGCAGGGCCTGGGCACGCCCACGCGCATTGGCGTGAGCCCGCCGGTGCTGGACTACGAGACGCTGGAGGTGGACAGCGACCGCACGCTGGAGGTCACCGTCACCAACCCGGTGGACCTGCCGCTGACGCTGAAGGTCGCGGGCGACCAGGCGGATCCGTTCACGCCGGACACCATCACGGTGCCGCCGCTCAGCACCCAGGTGGTGAAGACGAAGTACCTGCCCCGCGCGCTGGGGTCGATGGGCGCCCGGCTGGAGGTCGTCTCCTGCGAGACGTGCACCCCGTCCGTCGTGGACCTGAAGGGCAACTCCGTGGCCAGCGCCTTCGCGTTCGACCCGGCGCCCGTGCCCTTCGACGAGATCCCGGTGCACGAGCGCACCGAGTCCTTCACCCGCGCGCGCAACATCACCTGGCGCCCGGTGACCATCTCCGCGCTGGCGACGAGCGACCGGGCCTTCTCTCCGCTGACCAAGCCGGAGGGCACCACGGTGCAGCCGGGCGAGGTGGTGGAGATGCGCATGGAGTTCGCGGCGCGCTTCTCCGGCCCCAACGTGGGCAACCTCACGGTGGCGTACGCGTCCGACAAGGCGCGTGAGTCCCGCGTGATGCTGGATGCGCGCGGTGGCCGGCCCACGCTGGCCGTGGCCCCGGTGGCGCTGGACTTCGGCGAGCTGCCGGTGGGCGGCAAGCTGGAGCAGGTCATCCGCATCACCAACGCGGGCAGCAACGGCCCCCTCACCTTCACCGGCGTGCGCGCCGACGGCGACGCGGTGCAGTTCGACGTGGGCACGCCCACGCGCGGCACGCAGAACTACGCGTGGAAGGGCGGCACCTGGCCCGCGCTGGAGGCCAACGGCCTGCAGATCCAGCCCGGCGACGACGCGCTGGAGCTGAAGGTCTACTTCGAGCCGAAGAACGAGGGCACCTTCAGCGCCACGCTCTACGTGCAGTCCAACGACCTGTTCACGCCCGAGCGCGCCATCGTCCTGACGGGCCGCGCTCGCGCCTCCGGCCCCTGCGTGTATGAGCTCTTGCCCCAGCCGAAGCTGGAGTTCGCCAACGTGGTGCCGGGCCGTGGCGCGGTGCTGGGCTTCTACTTCCGCAACCCGGGCCGGGCCGAGTGCGCCATCAAGGACGTGCACCTGTCCAATGACGGCGGCGGCGTGTTCTCCATGCCCGGCGGTCCCATCACGGGCGGCGTGGTGCTCTACGACACGGCCTTCAGCTCCATGATTGCCTTCCGCGCGCCCACCACGGGTGGCGAGTTCAACGGCGAGCTGATGCTCACCGTCAACAACCCCGCCTACCCCACGGTGACGCTGCCCATCCACGCGGTGTCCAACCCGTCCTGCCTCGTGGCCACGCCGTCCTTCGTGGACTTCGGGCCCATCCGCTACGACTGCCCGGCGAAGCCGCGCAAGACGTTCCTGTCCAACCGCTGCAGCGAGCCGCTCACCGTGGCGGACGCCACCATCGGCAACGGCACGTCCAAGCAGTTCTCGCTGCTCACGCCGGTGACGGCGCCCATCACGCTCCAGCCCGGCGAGGGCTTCGAGATGGAGGTGGACTACGCCCGCAGCGTGCTGGGCCAGCACTACAGCCCACTGTACTTCCAGGCCGACACGGAGGCGAACCGCTTCCTCGTGCCGCTGCTCGCGGAGACCAACCACGAGGGCATCCAGGTGGACCGCTTCACGCAGGGCACCGACAGCCAGTTGGACGTGCTCTTCGTGGTCTCCAACACCACCACCATGGACACCTACCAGCAGCGCCTGCGCAACGCGATTCCGGGCTGGCTGCAGCGCGCGAAGGAGCTGAACGTGGACGTGCGCGTCGGTGTCACCAGCACGGGCCTGGTGCAGCGCACGGGCGTGTGCGGCGGCGGCGCCAACGGCGGTGAGGCCGGCCGGCTCTTCCCGGTGGACGGCAGCCGCGCCCGCGTGGTGTCCGGCAACAGCGCCAACGCGGCGGCCACCATCCAGTCCAACCTGGACGTGGGCCTCTGCCACAACCTGGTGCAGGGCCTGGAGACGACGCGTCAGGCCCTGTCCGCCCCGCTGTCCGAGCAGGCCGATGACGTCCGCACCCCGCAGCCCAACGACGGTAACCTGGGCTTCGTCCGGGCCGCGGCGCGCATGGCGGTGGTGGTGCTGGCGGATGAGGACGACCACTCCGGCTTCGAGCCCGACAGCTACATCCAGTTCCTCCAGACGCTGAAGGGCACGGGCATGTCCCAGCGCAGCAACCTCCACGCGCTCATCCCCAACGGCTCCTGCTCCACCGCGAGCAGCAGCGCGCCCCGCTTCGCCGCGGTGGCCAAGGGCACGGGCGGCTCCGTGGGCTCCGTCTGCGAGAGCGACTACCGCGGGTTCCTGGACCCCATCATCCAGCAGGCCGGTGAGCCGCAGGCGGACTTCCCGCTCACCGCCACGCCGGACGGCACGCAGGAGATGAGCGTGCGCGTGAACGGCCGCACCCTGGGTGCGGACCAGTGGACCTACGACGCGGGCCGCAACGCGGTCGTCTTCGCCCAGGGCTCCGTGCCCACCCCGGGCCAGTCCGTGGAGATCCGCTACCGCAGCGTCTGCGCCCCCACGCCGTAG
- a CDS encoding alpha/beta fold hydrolase has translation MPAAAFESLTVDAEGLPLHVRQRGPHGTPAVLFLHGWLDHSHSFDPLCEHLPEAWRTVLLDFRGMGQSGHAGPGAAYHLSDHLLDVEATLDGLALPPVHLVGHSLGGIVALAYAAARPERVLSLTLIESLGPSGGPATGALQRLRGFLDDSRRPPNRKRYPTVEAAAERLRQANPTLSPDAALLFARHGTRRTPEGDFAFTFDPRHRRRFGQGFDEAQWLALEAAVTCPVQLLRGTRGLSPAPELLEARLATLRTLASPPRFFEGGHHVHLEQPAAIAAAIAAFIAGRPAEASSA, from the coding sequence GTGCCCGCCGCCGCATTCGAATCCCTCACCGTCGACGCAGAAGGGCTGCCGCTGCACGTGCGGCAGCGCGGTCCCCACGGCACGCCCGCCGTGCTGTTCCTGCATGGCTGGCTGGACCACTCCCACAGCTTTGATCCGCTCTGCGAGCACCTGCCCGAAGCCTGGCGCACGGTGCTGCTCGACTTTCGCGGCATGGGCCAGAGCGGCCACGCCGGCCCCGGCGCCGCGTACCACCTGAGCGACCACCTGCTGGACGTGGAGGCCACCCTGGATGGGCTGGCCCTGCCGCCGGTGCACCTGGTGGGGCACTCGCTGGGCGGCATCGTCGCGCTCGCGTACGCCGCCGCGCGCCCGGAGCGCGTGCTCAGCCTGACCCTCATCGAGAGCCTGGGCCCTTCCGGCGGCCCGGCCACGGGCGCCCTGCAGCGCCTGCGAGGGTTCCTGGACGACTCGCGCCGGCCGCCGAACCGCAAGCGCTACCCCACGGTGGAGGCCGCCGCGGAGCGCCTGCGTCAGGCCAACCCCACCCTCTCCCCGGACGCGGCGCTGCTCTTCGCGCGCCACGGCACCCGCCGGACGCCGGAGGGCGACTTCGCCTTCACGTTTGATCCGCGCCACCGCCGCCGCTTCGGCCAGGGCTTCGATGAGGCCCAGTGGCTGGCGCTGGAGGCCGCCGTCACCTGCCCCGTGCAGTTGCTTCGCGGCACCCGGGGGCTGTCCCCCGCCCCGGAGCTGCTGGAGGCGCGGCTGGCCACCCTGCGCACGCTGGCCTCCCCACCCCGCTTCTTCGAAGGCGGCCACCACGTGCACCTGGAGCAGCCCGCGGCCATCGCCGCCGCGATCGCGGCGTTCATCGCTGGACGCCCTGCCGAAGCGTCATCTGCATGA
- a CDS encoding AAA domain-containing protein, whose protein sequence is MARDVSFFDKLGSLLAQEREAEKARTTALAQGLSLREREEQGLSVLDLETVEEEVGLGGRILLTLARADRGRLPTRVSNGDLVAVLPRRAEVKEPAKALVSRATSTRIQLAFDREPPAYISEGLLRLDVVPNDVTYERVRAGLQRVKAMDKGQERHKREVLLGNEPPRFDNTKDFTPTRPLNPEQQDAAKRALAAEDFFLVHGPPGTGKSTVLAEVAAQAVARGERLLCTAASNAAVDHLLELCLEQGLRALRVGHPARVAARLQEHTLDIVVEEHPDRVVSRDLFDEAFDLFGYARRQRSQGRSRERFSNARSSTAEAKDLMDEARKLEKKAVKAVLARADVVCVTLASLGSGVLAGEEFDRALLDEATQATEPLALLGFLRAPKVVLAGDPQQLPPTVLSQEAAKAGLGVSLFERLLQDHGDDVKRMLREQYRMNAAIMAFPSKEMYGGELRAHPSVADRTLDGVLQPGAEVDAPPVLYLDTAGKGFDEEVEPTTHSLLNPGEATYVIARVRELLAKGLSPRELAVIAPYSAQARHLREALEAVHPDVEVDTVDAFQGREKDAILVSLTRSNSEGQLGFLNDLRRMNVALTRARRHLFVVGDSATLSSHPFYARFIEGTQTDGGYRSAWEWPDPAEQ, encoded by the coding sequence ATGGCCCGTGACGTCTCGTTCTTCGACAAGCTTGGCTCGCTGCTCGCCCAGGAGCGCGAGGCCGAGAAGGCCCGCACGACCGCGTTGGCCCAGGGGCTCTCCCTGCGCGAGCGCGAGGAGCAGGGCCTGTCCGTGCTGGACCTGGAGACCGTCGAGGAGGAGGTGGGCCTGGGCGGCCGCATCCTCCTGACGCTCGCCCGCGCGGACCGGGGGCGGCTGCCCACGCGCGTGTCCAACGGCGACCTCGTGGCGGTGCTGCCCCGCCGCGCGGAGGTGAAGGAGCCGGCGAAGGCGCTCGTGTCGCGCGCCACCTCCACCCGCATCCAGCTCGCCTTCGACCGCGAGCCGCCCGCGTACATCTCCGAGGGCCTGCTGCGCCTGGACGTCGTCCCCAACGACGTCACCTACGAGCGCGTGCGCGCGGGCCTCCAGCGCGTGAAGGCGATGGACAAGGGCCAGGAGCGCCACAAGCGCGAGGTGCTGCTGGGCAACGAGCCCCCGCGCTTCGACAACACCAAGGACTTCACCCCCACCCGCCCGCTCAACCCCGAGCAGCAGGACGCCGCGAAGCGCGCCCTGGCCGCGGAGGACTTCTTCCTGGTCCACGGCCCGCCCGGCACCGGCAAGTCCACCGTGCTGGCGGAGGTGGCGGCCCAGGCCGTCGCGCGCGGAGAGCGCCTGTTGTGCACCGCGGCCAGCAACGCCGCCGTGGATCACCTGCTGGAGCTGTGCCTGGAGCAGGGCCTGCGCGCCCTTCGCGTGGGCCACCCCGCGCGCGTCGCCGCCCGCCTCCAGGAGCACACGCTGGACATCGTCGTGGAGGAGCACCCGGACCGCGTCGTCAGCCGCGACCTGTTCGACGAGGCCTTCGACCTCTTCGGCTACGCGCGCCGCCAGCGCAGCCAGGGACGCAGCCGCGAGCGCTTCTCCAACGCCCGCTCCTCCACCGCCGAAGCCAAGGACCTGATGGACGAGGCGCGCAAGCTGGAGAAGAAGGCCGTGAAGGCCGTGCTCGCGCGAGCGGACGTGGTGTGCGTGACGCTCGCGAGCCTGGGCTCCGGCGTGCTCGCGGGCGAGGAGTTCGACCGCGCCCTCCTGGACGAGGCCACCCAGGCCACCGAGCCGCTGGCCCTCTTGGGCTTCCTGCGCGCGCCCAAGGTGGTGCTCGCCGGAGACCCGCAGCAGTTGCCGCCCACCGTGCTGTCGCAGGAGGCCGCGAAGGCGGGCCTGGGCGTAAGCCTCTTCGAGCGCCTGCTCCAGGACCACGGCGACGACGTGAAGCGCATGCTGCGCGAGCAGTACCGGATGAACGCCGCCATCATGGCCTTCCCCTCCAAGGAGATGTACGGCGGCGAGCTGAGAGCCCACCCGTCCGTGGCGGACCGCACGCTGGACGGCGTGCTCCAGCCAGGCGCGGAGGTGGACGCCCCGCCCGTGCTCTACCTGGACACCGCGGGCAAGGGCTTCGACGAAGAGGTGGAGCCCACCACGCACAGCCTCCTCAACCCGGGCGAGGCCACCTACGTCATCGCCCGCGTGCGCGAGCTGCTGGCGAAGGGCCTGTCGCCGCGCGAGCTGGCCGTCATCGCGCCCTACAGCGCCCAGGCCCGCCACCTGCGCGAGGCGCTGGAGGCCGTGCACCCGGACGTGGAGGTGGACACCGTGGACGCGTTCCAGGGCCGGGAGAAGGACGCCATCCTCGTCAGCCTCACCCGCTCCAACAGCGAGGGGCAACTGGGCTTCCTCAACGACCTGCGCCGCATGAACGTGGCCCTCACCCGCGCCCGCCGGCACCTGTTCGTCGTGGGCGACTCCGCCACCCTCAGCAGCCACCCCTTCTACGCGCGCTTCATCGAAGGCACCCAGACGGACGGCGGCTACCGCTCCGCCTGGGAGTGGCCGGACCCGGCCGAGCAATGA
- a CDS encoding chitosanase: protein MTGSRTWMTVGLVALASGCGAAEDATALATVEQALGACTHSVTTNTYDGPDYWGTLVFKNTGTVAIANPVIALDVPTGVTCDDDQPGWTHTQSGRTCTFTRTSSLTVAVSASYTFNYSTNSNVSFTAANVKVQSDSCGGTSPGGTGLTANQKKVAEALTSIWENDTPTLDYAYSENIGDGRGYTNGRAGFCTGTGDAIQVVQCYRALRTEANGNRLAKYWNGLTVINNRFLSTGQSQASTAELDAVGNWTADWAASFNTAATKADFKQCQDQVNDALYYTPTLNEAAKWGLTQALTKAALYDASINHGFDGMKDLIRQANTALGNSGQVAPVVGYNGITESAWLQKFLEKRRDVLASDSTWVEAVDRVAAYEKQRRRGNWDLGVALRNDVRARDCWTTAYPASGYTVRNINPDGTWSTPSSFTYSCQ, encoded by the coding sequence ATGACAGGTTCACGGACGTGGATGACGGTGGGACTGGTGGCGCTGGCCAGCGGCTGTGGCGCGGCGGAGGACGCGACGGCGCTGGCCACGGTGGAGCAGGCGCTGGGCGCGTGCACGCACTCGGTGACGACGAACACGTACGACGGTCCGGACTACTGGGGCACGCTCGTGTTCAAGAACACGGGCACGGTGGCCATCGCCAACCCGGTCATCGCGCTCGACGTGCCGACGGGCGTGACGTGTGACGATGATCAACCCGGCTGGACGCACACGCAGTCGGGCCGCACGTGCACCTTCACGCGCACGTCGTCGCTGACGGTGGCGGTCAGCGCGTCGTACACGTTCAACTACTCCACCAACTCCAACGTGTCCTTCACCGCGGCCAACGTGAAGGTCCAGTCCGATAGCTGCGGCGGCACGTCCCCCGGCGGCACGGGCCTCACCGCGAACCAGAAGAAGGTGGCGGAGGCGCTCACGAGCATCTGGGAGAACGACACGCCCACGCTGGACTACGCCTACTCGGAGAACATCGGCGACGGGCGCGGCTACACCAACGGACGCGCGGGCTTCTGCACCGGCACGGGTGATGCCATCCAGGTGGTGCAGTGCTACCGGGCCCTGCGCACCGAGGCCAATGGCAACCGTCTGGCGAAGTACTGGAATGGCCTCACCGTCATCAACAACCGCTTCCTGTCCACCGGCCAGTCGCAGGCGTCCACGGCGGAGCTGGATGCCGTGGGCAACTGGACCGCGGACTGGGCGGCCAGCTTCAACACCGCCGCGACGAAGGCGGACTTCAAGCAGTGCCAGGACCAGGTGAACGACGCGCTCTATTACACGCCCACCCTCAACGAAGCCGCGAAGTGGGGCCTCACGCAAGCGCTGACGAAGGCCGCGCTGTACGACGCGTCCATCAACCACGGCTTCGACGGCATGAAGGACCTCATCCGCCAGGCCAACACGGCCCTGGGCAACAGCGGACAGGTGGCGCCGGTGGTGGGCTACAACGGCATCACGGAGAGCGCGTGGCTCCAGAAGTTCCTGGAGAAGCGCCGCGACGTGCTGGCGAGTGACTCCACCTGGGTGGAGGCGGTGGACCGCGTGGCCGCGTACGAGAAGCAGCGCCGCCGTGGCAACTGGGACCTGGGCGTCGCCCTGCGCAACGACGTGCGCGCCCGCGACTGCTGGACCACGGCCTACCCGGCGAGCGGCTACACCGTGCGCAACATCAACCCGGACGGCACCTGGAGCACGCCGTCCTCGTTCACGTACTCCTGCCAGTAG
- a CDS encoding DUF350 domain-containing protein produces the protein MDLTLFVVGLVKVVLGGLVAALGIGLSMRGLGRLLDSHPVEELRQGNVAAGLVHATSLVSLGLLVQHALKATSDAVDLAVQNPPVSAMSVLQLLGLALVHVGLSLAVGVAVLALGVRLFDKMTPGIEELAEVRKGNIAAALLLCAFLLVIALLTAPGLQAALNGLIPFPQLPTGMLRAPA, from the coding sequence ATGGACCTCACCCTCTTCGTCGTCGGACTCGTGAAGGTCGTCCTCGGTGGCCTCGTGGCCGCGCTCGGCATTGGCCTGAGCATGCGCGGCCTGGGCCGCCTGCTGGACAGCCACCCCGTGGAGGAGCTGCGCCAGGGCAACGTCGCCGCGGGCCTGGTGCACGCGACGAGCCTCGTGTCGCTGGGCCTGCTCGTGCAGCACGCGCTGAAGGCCACCAGCGACGCGGTGGACCTGGCGGTGCAGAACCCGCCCGTCTCCGCCATGTCCGTGCTCCAGTTGCTGGGGCTGGCGCTGGTGCACGTGGGGCTGTCGCTCGCGGTGGGCGTGGCGGTGCTGGCCCTGGGCGTGCGGCTGTTCGACAAGATGACCCCCGGCATCGAGGAGCTGGCGGAGGTGCGCAAGGGCAACATCGCCGCCGCGCTCCTCTTGTGCGCCTTCCTGCTAGTCATCGCGCTGCTCACCGCGCCCGGCCTCCAGGCCGCGCTCAACGGCCTCATCCCCTTCCCGCAGCTCCCCACCGGAATGCTGCGCGCGCCCGCCTGA
- a CDS encoding ELWxxDGT repeat protein, whose amino-acid sequence MGKVSGRAWLSALSLVVGATPAFAQGEPVAADPMSVRRVADLTSAPRLEPEMNRPDTQATARLNGRLYFLAIPRDATGPYVQDLWVTDGTFAGTRSVQGELLPPNTSIDPGSLRATPQRLFFTATSPGVGRELWTSDGTREGTHVTRELNPGALDGVAFQAPVFVAGDSVLFASGGMGETEFDLWKSDGTEAGTVPVKDILPGTYSSRPGGFVRAGNTVFFVAEGAEGRELWRTDGTEAGTRLVRDIRPGTGHSLPLQLTAVGSTLYFTAEDGQHGRALWKSDGTEAGTVMVAEFAPTGTGPSLHHFTALGDTLLFLVTGTPEGIELWRTDGTEAGTLPVKTLPRSMLEGPPGLTLVPVDNRVFILGRGGASGDSLWVTDGTSAGTVRIPRPTESGLEAVRGFTPFEGGLAFIVTTAPGASELWHTDGTLTSTSRLTRLPSGNTSALPTGLVSHQGALLTTAGDAWTPRALWRMERDAAPPTFVCPVAREVASDHAEGTWVKDLTPAMVSSPTQVTIRTTHPSYSLLPLHRPTLVTWQASDATGRLAYCATSVTSRDLTGPAINGCPTELTVGTRSPQGLTFYYPTPNIQDETSRDVLVTYSPLNGSVLPMGTTQVTMTAKDTSGNVTTCSFPVTIRDGQPPTGACKVSEVRVEAEGPQGAHAYWPDSTPTDTISSQVSVRSSHASGDLFPLGLTRVEVVSTDEAGNSTTCEIQVRVRDSRPPLLSCPVDQTLTSAVMSGTRAEYPLATAEDAVSATEISYSPVVGTPLAPGLHSVQVTAIDAAGNASLCNFHLTVQYDPTSDMRQGMGCSVGSGPSSALGWVALLALAWTVSRRVKDGRPRG is encoded by the coding sequence ATGGGGAAGGTCAGCGGTCGTGCGTGGCTGTCGGCGTTGTCGTTGGTCGTGGGCGCCACCCCGGCGTTCGCGCAGGGCGAGCCCGTCGCCGCGGATCCGATGAGCGTGCGCCGGGTGGCGGACCTCACCTCCGCGCCCCGCCTTGAGCCGGAGATGAACCGGCCCGATACGCAGGCCACCGCCCGGCTGAACGGGCGCCTGTACTTCCTCGCCATTCCACGCGACGCCACCGGCCCCTATGTCCAGGACCTCTGGGTGACGGACGGGACGTTCGCGGGCACCCGCTCCGTGCAGGGGGAGCTGCTGCCGCCGAACACGAGCATCGACCCGGGCTCGCTGCGCGCCACGCCCCAACGCCTGTTCTTCACCGCGACGTCGCCGGGAGTGGGCCGCGAGCTGTGGACGAGCGACGGCACGCGCGAGGGCACGCACGTCACGCGCGAGCTCAACCCGGGAGCGCTCGACGGGGTCGCCTTCCAGGCGCCGGTCTTCGTCGCCGGGGACTCCGTGCTCTTCGCGTCGGGGGGGATGGGCGAGACGGAGTTCGACCTCTGGAAGTCGGACGGCACCGAGGCGGGCACCGTGCCCGTGAAGGACATCCTCCCGGGGACCTACTCGTCGCGTCCCGGCGGCTTCGTGCGCGCGGGGAACACGGTCTTCTTCGTCGCCGAGGGCGCCGAGGGCAGGGAGCTGTGGCGCACGGATGGCACCGAGGCGGGCACCCGGCTGGTGCGCGACATCCGCCCCGGCACGGGCCACTCGCTGCCGCTCCAGCTCACCGCCGTGGGCAGCACCCTCTATTTCACCGCCGAGGACGGCCAGCACGGCCGTGCCCTCTGGAAGTCGGACGGCACGGAGGCGGGCACCGTCATGGTCGCGGAGTTCGCGCCCACGGGTACCGGGCCCAGCCTCCACCACTTCACCGCGCTGGGTGACACGCTCCTCTTCCTCGTGACCGGCACGCCCGAAGGCATCGAGCTGTGGCGCACGGATGGCACCGAGGCGGGCACCCTGCCGGTGAAGACGCTGCCCCGGTCGATGCTCGAAGGGCCTCCGGGCCTGACGCTCGTCCCGGTGGACAACCGCGTCTTCATCCTGGGCCGGGGCGGCGCTTCCGGTGATTCGCTGTGGGTGACGGACGGCACCAGCGCGGGCACCGTGCGCATCCCGCGCCCCACCGAGTCCGGGCTCGAGGCCGTGCGCGGCTTCACGCCGTTCGAGGGCGGGCTCGCCTTCATCGTGACGACGGCGCCAGGCGCGAGCGAGCTGTGGCACACGGACGGAACCCTCACGAGCACGTCCCGGCTGACGCGGCTGCCGTCGGGCAACACCTCCGCGCTGCCCACGGGGCTGGTGTCACACCAGGGCGCGCTGCTGACGACGGCCGGGGATGCCTGGACGCCGCGCGCCCTCTGGCGCATGGAGCGGGATGCCGCGCCGCCGACCTTCGTGTGCCCGGTCGCCCGGGAGGTGGCCTCCGACCACGCCGAGGGCACGTGGGTGAAGGACCTGACCCCGGCGATGGTGAGCAGCCCGACCCAGGTGACCATCCGCACCACCCATCCGTCCTACAGCCTGCTGCCGCTCCACCGGCCCACGCTCGTCACCTGGCAGGCCTCGGACGCCACGGGCCGGCTCGCGTACTGCGCCACCTCGGTGACGTCGCGGGACCTGACGGGCCCGGCCATCAACGGCTGCCCCACGGAGCTGACCGTGGGCACGCGCTCGCCGCAGGGCCTCACCTTCTATTACCCGACCCCGAACATCCAGGATGAGACGAGCCGGGACGTGCTCGTCACCTACAGCCCATTGAACGGCAGCGTCCTGCCCATGGGCACCACGCAGGTGACGATGACGGCGAAGGACACGTCGGGCAACGTCACCACCTGCTCCTTCCCCGTCACCATCCGCGACGGCCAGCCGCCCACCGGGGCCTGCAAGGTGAGCGAGGTCCGCGTGGAGGCGGAAGGGCCCCAGGGCGCGCACGCGTACTGGCCGGACTCCACTCCCACCGACACCATCTCCAGCCAGGTCAGCGTCCGCAGCTCGCATGCGTCCGGGGACCTGTTCCCGCTGGGCCTCACCCGCGTGGAGGTCGTCAGCACCGACGAGGCGGGCAACAGCACCACCTGCGAAATCCAGGTGCGGGTGCGCGACTCGCGGCCGCCGCTGCTCAGCTGCCCGGTGGACCAGACGCTGACCTCCGCCGTCATGTCCGGCACGCGCGCGGAGTACCCGCTCGCCACCGCCGAGGACGCCGTCTCCGCGACGGAGATCTCCTACAGCCCCGTCGTGGGCACGCCGCTCGCGCCGGGCCTGCACTCGGTGCAGGTGACCGCCATCGACGCGGCCGGCAACGCGTCCCTCTGCAACTTCCACCTGACCGTGCAGTACGACCCGACGTCGGACATGCGGCAGGGCATGGGCTGCTCGGTGGGCAGCGGCCCTTCTTCGGCCCTGGGCTGGGTGGCGCTGCTCGCCCTCGCCTGGACGGTCAGCCGCCGTGTGAAGGACGGCCGGCCGCGCGGGTGA